One segment of Pelecanus crispus isolate bPelCri1 chromosome 2, bPelCri1.pri, whole genome shotgun sequence DNA contains the following:
- the CYB5A gene encoding cytochrome b5 isoform X1, with translation MVGSGEAAGESWRGRYYRLEEVQKHNNSQSTWIILHHRIYDVTKFLDEHPGGEEVLREQAGGDATENFEDVGHSTDARTLSETFIVGELHPDDRGKLQKPTETLITTTQSNASSWSNWVIPAVAAIIVALMYRSYMSE, from the exons ATGGTGGGCtccggggaggcggcgggcgagTCGTGGCGGGGCCGGTACTACCGGCTGGAGGAGGTGCAGAAGCACAACAACAGCCAGAGCACCTGGATCATCCTGCACCACCGCATCTACGATGTCACCAAGTTTCTGGACGAG CACCCGGGTGGTGAAGAGGTCCTCAGGGAGCAAGCTGGAGGAGATGCTACTGAGAACTTTGAAGATGTTGGCCATTCCACAGATGCAAGGACACTGTCAGAAACCTTTATTGTTGGGGAACTTCATCCG GATGATAGAGGGAAGCTTCAGAAACCAACA GAAACTCTTATTACCACTACTCAGTCTAATGCCAG TTCATGGTCCAACTGGGTGATCCCAGCAGTAGCAGCAATTATCGTGGCCCTGATGTATCGTTCCTACATGTCAGAGTAA
- the CYB5A gene encoding cytochrome b5 isoform X2 translates to MVGSGEAAGESWRGRYYRLEEVQKHNNSQSTWIILHHRIYDVTKFLDEHPGGEEVLREQAGGDATENFEDVGHSTDARTLSETFIVGELHPDDRGKLQKPTFMVQLGDPSSSSNYRGPDVSFLHVRVSTLLRTNVRRD, encoded by the exons ATGGTGGGCtccggggaggcggcgggcgagTCGTGGCGGGGCCGGTACTACCGGCTGGAGGAGGTGCAGAAGCACAACAACAGCCAGAGCACCTGGATCATCCTGCACCACCGCATCTACGATGTCACCAAGTTTCTGGACGAG CACCCGGGTGGTGAAGAGGTCCTCAGGGAGCAAGCTGGAGGAGATGCTACTGAGAACTTTGAAGATGTTGGCCATTCCACAGATGCAAGGACACTGTCAGAAACCTTTATTGTTGGGGAACTTCATCCG GATGATAGAGGGAAGCTTCAGAAACCAACA TTCATGGTCCAACTGGGTGATCCCAGCAGTAGCAGCAATTATCGTGGCCCTGATGTATCGTTCCTACATGTCAGAGTAAGCACCTTACTGCGAACTAATGTAAGAAGAGACTGA
- the CYB5A gene encoding cytochrome b5 isoform X3: MVGSGEAAGESWRGRYYRLEEVQKHNNSQSTWIILHHRIYDVTKFLDEHPGGEEVLREQAGGDATENFEDVGHSTDARTLSETFIVGELHPETLITTTQSNASSWSNWVIPAVAAIIVALMYRSYMSE; the protein is encoded by the exons ATGGTGGGCtccggggaggcggcgggcgagTCGTGGCGGGGCCGGTACTACCGGCTGGAGGAGGTGCAGAAGCACAACAACAGCCAGAGCACCTGGATCATCCTGCACCACCGCATCTACGATGTCACCAAGTTTCTGGACGAG CACCCGGGTGGTGAAGAGGTCCTCAGGGAGCAAGCTGGAGGAGATGCTACTGAGAACTTTGAAGATGTTGGCCATTCCACAGATGCAAGGACACTGTCAGAAACCTTTATTGTTGGGGAACTTCATCCG GAAACTCTTATTACCACTACTCAGTCTAATGCCAG TTCATGGTCCAACTGGGTGATCCCAGCAGTAGCAGCAATTATCGTGGCCCTGATGTATCGTTCCTACATGTCAGAGTAA